A stretch of DNA from Acidobacteriota bacterium:
CCAGCGCACACCCCTGGCCCAGCCAGTCCCCAGCGCCTTAAAAGCCGCCTCTTTGGCCGCAAAACGGGCCGCGTAACGTTCTGCTCGATTCTTGAATCTTTCGCAGTATGCTATCTCCGCGGGAGTGAAGATCTTTTGCGAGAAGCGGTCACCATGTCGTTGCAGCGCGCGCTCAATCCGCTCTGTTTCAGCGATGTCAATGCCTGTGCCGACCGTCATTCTGTTCAATCTCGTTCAGCGCCAGCGATGTTAACATGCGAGGCGCCGCCCCGCCGTTTCGCTGACCTTTCGGTTCGGCCTTGCCAGGCGCCTCAAGCTGCTTCACAGTCAAGATGTTTGCAAGGTCTTCGTTAACCTTAACAGAGCGAAGTTTGGAATTCAAATGCGCACAGACCCGTCGTAAGGCTGTGTACATCAGCAGCCGGGCCGCCACACAGCCGCACCACTCGGGAGGCCATCATTCGTTCTTTGGCGCAGCGCGAGGCCCACTTTGGCGCGTGCTATAGTCGAAGCATGGCTGCCGGGGCTTTCAAACTCGAGTCTTCAAGAGACTGCTACTGGTTGGAGTGCCAGGCGCTGGCGGAAATCCCCTGGCTTGTCCACGCGTTCGGGACGCGGAAGGGCGGGGCATTGGGGCCAAAACCCGCCGGGGAAGCATCCGAGTTAAACACAGGTGCCGGGCATGCCAGAGACAAGCGAAAAGTAAGGCAGTTTCTTCGGGCGCTCGACTCTGGCTCCCTTCCAATGGCCACGTTGCGCCAGACGCATTCCTCGATTGTCTATTGCGCAATGCCGCACACCGGGAGCATGCCGGTTCAATATCAGCTTGCCGGGAATCCGGCGCCGGATGAGGATGATCCACTGCGCGTGCGCTCCGGCGATGCGCTCATCGCCAACCGTGCAGGAATTCTTCTGGAAATTCGCGTGGCCGACTGCGTGCCTATCCTGATAGTGGACCGCGAACGGCGCGCCGTGGCGGCCGTGCATTCCGGCTGGCGCGGAGCGCTGGGGCGGATTGTTGAGAAAGCTGCCGGCGAAATGTGCCGCATGTTCCATTCGCGGCCTCAAAACCTGCTTGCCGCGGTGGGTCCTTCCATTCGCAAATGCTGTTATGAAGTGGGTCAGGAAGTGGTCGACGCTTTCTGCGGGGCCTTCCCGACAGGCGAAGAATTCTTCCACAAAGTTGCCGCCACGCCGGAGGAGCTGCGAATGGCTTTGCGCTATCAGACGCTCTTCATGCACCAGGCGCCTCCGGGACACCAACTGGAGGACGCTTTGTCAAAAGTTCACCTTGACCTTGCCGCGGTAGTTCGGTATCAACTGGAACACGCTGGTGTTCCGGGCCGGCAGATTTACGTGGCGGATTACTGCACGGCATGCCGGACGGACCTTTTCTATTCCTTTCGCAAGGAAGGCGCCCTGGCGGGACGGATGATGGCTGTGATCGGAATGCGGCAATCCTTGTAGGAAAGACGAGGTTCAGCCCCGCCATCAAAGCCGTTTTTCTATCCAGGACAAAAATATTTTTCTGTCATGCTGGCGCTGTTGCCTGGGTCATCGTACCCAGCCGCAACTGACCGCAGGCCGCCATCACGTCCTGGCCTCGTGAAATGCGGATGTAGGCAGGCACCTCGTGGTTTCGAAGAACTTCCTGAAACGCCAGGACCTGCTTGACAGGGGAAGGTTTATAAGGTAATTCTGCGCCGCTGTTGAACGGGATCAGGTTCAGTTTGCACTTGAT
This window harbors:
- the pgeF gene encoding peptidoglycan editing factor PgeF: MAQREAHFGACYSRSMAAGAFKLESSRDCYWLECQALAEIPWLVHAFGTRKGGALGPKPAGEASELNTGAGHARDKRKVRQFLRALDSGSLPMATLRQTHSSIVYCAMPHTGSMPVQYQLAGNPAPDEDDPLRVRSGDALIANRAGILLEIRVADCVPILIVDRERRAVAAVHSGWRGALGRIVEKAAGEMCRMFHSRPQNLLAAVGPSIRKCCYEVGQEVVDAFCGAFPTGEEFFHKVAATPEELRMALRYQTLFMHQAPPGHQLEDALSKVHLDLAAVVRYQLEHAGVPGRQIYVADYCTACRTDLFYSFRKEGALAGRMMAVIGMRQSL
- the acpS gene encoding holo-[acyl-carrier-protein] synthase produces the protein MTVGTGIDIAETERIERALQRHGDRFSQKIFTPAEIAYCERFKNRAERYAARFAAKEAAFKALGTGWARGVRWLDVEVAHHSSGKPELLLTGRAREVADQLGVTRAVMSISHANRYVVAQVILESNV